The Endozoicomonas sp. 4G DNA segment TCTTCTGGACGCTACCCGGACAGCCCAGGGGCAACCCCTGTCGGAGCAACAGAAAGCCACGGTAACACACGTAGTGGAAACCTTGCAGGCTGATTACCAGAGCTCTGAGTATGCAGCGTTTGCGACACTGTTTCAGGCCCGTGAGCAGGTTCTGGATAACGATCTTGAGGGTGCCCGTTCTTCCCTGGAGTGGGTACTGGATCAGAAGCCTGATCTGGAAGTTGAGATGGTAGCCCGTGCCCGGCTGGCGCGGGTGATGCTGGGCCAGTCTGACGATAACGCCCAGGCGGCGCTGGATGTTCTGGCCAAGGCCACGCCAGAAGCTGGCTTTGTAGCGACCATCGAGTCTGCCCGGGGCGATGCTTATCTGGCGATGGGTCAGAAGGACAAAGCGCGCGAATCTTATGAAAAGGCACTGGAAGCTGCCCGTACCGACGGAGAGTCCCGGCCTCTGCTGCAGTTCAAACTGGACGATCTGGCAGCAAATGTAAAAGAGGGCTAATGGATGCAAAGGATAATCAGGTCACTGCTGATCGTTTTCATGACGCTGGGGCTGGCTTCCTGTAGCCTGTTCTCCGGTGATGAGGAGGTCGTTCGCAAACCTAAACCCCTGACCGAATTTAAACCGGATGTCGAATTAGAAAAAGTCTGGTCCAAAAGTATCGGTGAAGGTGATGAAGGTCGTTATGAGCGACTGGTGCCTTCTATATCAGGTGACGTGATTTATGCGGCAGATGCCCAGGGTCACGTTGTTGCCCTGAATCGCGAGACCGGCAAGGAAATCTGGAAGAAGAGTCTGAAATTCCCCATCGGTGGTGGTATCACTGCCGACTACGGAATGCTGCTATTGGGCACTCTGGACGGGCACGTTATTGCTCTGAAAGAAGAAGATGGCAGTGAGCTCTGGCAAGCCAGAGTGAGCAGTGAAGTGATCTCTTCTCCGCAAACCAACGGCAGCGTGGTAGTGGTTCAGAGTATTGACGACACCATTACGGCACTGGATGCACAAACCGGTAAAGAACTCTGGCATCAGGAAAACTTGCAGCCTGCTCTGACCTTGAGAGGTTCCAGTACCCCCCGCATGGAAGGTGAGGCGGTCTTTGTAGGGCTCTCCAATGGTGAAGCGAAAGCGTTTAGAATTACCGATGGCGGTCCTCTCTGGAACAGCCGCGTTGCCATTCCTGAAGGCTCTTCTGAACTGGAAAGAATGGTCGACATCAAGGCGCAGCCGCTGATCGTAGGTAACAACCTGTTTATGGTCAGCTTCCAGGGGAATGCAGCCGCTCTGGATATGTACAGTGGCCGTGTGCTCTGGAGCCGGGAGTTATCGAGCTATAAATCCATCGCTGAAGGTTTTGGGTCTCTGTATCTGACCGATGACAGCAGTTATGTCAGTTCCCTGGACCAACGCAGTGGTGCCGTGAGCTGGAGACAAGATAAGCTGGAGTACCGTTTGCTGACAGCGCCGGCCACTTATAGCAGCTATCTGGCGGTGGGTGACCTGGAAGGCTATGTTCACCTGTTGTCTCAGGTTGATGGTGGCATAGCAGGTCGTTTCAAGGTGGGTTCATCAGCCATTAAGGCCCCTCCCGTGGTATCAGGTGATTTCCTGTACGTGCTCAGTGCCGATGGCACCTTGACAGCGCTGAGACAAAAGTCAACTTAATGTGCTGAATTGAACCAAAGCGCGTTTGGCAAAAGATTAAAGCCGGGCTGAACTTTTTATGGGGTTCAGCCCTTTTTCTGTTATTAGAATGCCAGAAATCTATTGCGGTTGGACTGTAAAGTCCTGCTGAAGTGGGTTTCAGGACAAATGGCTCCCTCTTAAACGGCGGTTTGTCTGTAACTGGTTAAAAGCTTGGGGGTATCCAATAACCCCTGTGGAATGAAGTGTATGGTTCCTGTAATTGCCCTGGTGGGGCGTCCCAATGTCGGTAAGTCTACGCTGTTCAATCGTTTGACTCGCTCTCGTGATGCCCTGGTTGCTAATGTCGCCGGTCTTACCCGTGATCGTAAGTACGGAGAAGGCAGGATGGGCTCCAGACCCTATATCGTTGTCGATACCGGCGGTATCAGTGGTGACGAAGAAGGTATTGACTCAGCCATGGCCGGACAATCTCTGGCGGCGATCCGGGAAGCTGATATTGTTCTGTTTCTGGTGGATGCCAGGGCCGGTTTGACGGCTGCTGATGAAATGATTGCTGATCATCTGCGCAAACAAAACAAGCAGTATCATCTGGTGCTTAACAAGACCGATACCGTTGATGCTGACCAGGCAGAAGCCGACTTTGCCGTTCTTGGTTTTGGTGAAGCCTTCCATATTGCTGCCGTCCATGGTCGTGGCGTTAAAGGTATGATTGAAGGCGTCCTCGAAGCCGTGATGGGGCCTGAGCCTGATGAGTTTCAAGAAGGTGAAGACGACTCGGAAACGGTCAAGGCCAGGGGAATCAAGATTGGCATTGTTGGACGGCCCAATGTGGGTAAGTCGACACTGGTCAATCGTTTGCTGGGTGAAGAACGTGTTGTGGTTTATGACCAGGCCGGAACCACCCGCGACAGTGTTTACATACCTTATGAGCGTTGGGGACAGGACTACACATTGATTGACACGGCGGGTGTTCGCCGCCGCGGTAAAGTCCATGAAGTGGCTGAAAAGTTCTCAGTCATCAAAACCCTCCAGGCCATTGAAGATGCCAATGTCGTGGTACTGGTGGTCGATGCCAGGGAAGGCATTGTAGAACAGGATCTGCATCTGCTGGGCTTTGTGCTGGAAGCGGGTCGCGCTGTTGTTATTGCCGTGAACAAGTGGGACGGCATGAAAGAGGAAGAGCGGAAAAAGGTAAAAGAAGAACTGGCCAGAAGGCTGGAGTTCATTAACTTTGCCCGTATTCATATGATCTCTGCCAAACACGGCACTAATGTCGGTCATCTTTACGATTCCATTGATGAAGCTTACGAGTGTGCGACTCGCAAACTGTCTACCAATCAGCTGACCCGGATTCTGGAAGATGCCACCAAGATTCACCAGCCACCCATGGTTAGAAATCGTCGTATAAAACTCCGATACTGCCATGCCGGCGCTATGAACCCACCGACCATTATTATTCATGGCAATCAGACGGAAGAAGTTCCCGCTTCTTATAAGCGTTATCTGGAAAATACCTTCAGAAAAGTGCTCAAGATCATGGGGACACCGATTCGTATTGAGTTCCGTTCTTCAGAGAACCCTTACGCAGAACGCAAAGCCGTTCATAAGAAGAACCCCGGTGGCGAACGCAAGGTGACTCACAAGCGTCGTGTGATTGAGCTCAAAGGTAAGAAAAAAGACGATAAAAAGAAAAAGCAGAAATCTCGCCGTTAGTGCACCCAAGCTCTGATATCCGCACACCCCCTCGTTCCCACGCTTCGCGTGGGAATGCATACCTCGCATAACATGATATGGAAAGGCGACTGCAGGCCATTGAGCGGGAACTGATCAAGCAGCAGAAGCGACCCCGGCAGTATGGGGTTTATTCTCACAAAGGAATTTAGCGAGACTGTTGGGCTTCCATATATTGTCTGAGCAAGTTGTTGATGCGTGTCTGATAGCCTTGGCCCTGACTTTTAAACCACTCCAGAACATCGGAGTCCAAACGGATTGTGATGGGCTTTTTAACAGGCAGGCGTAACTCGGCCTGATTAAAAAACTCATCATCAAGCTCGGGGATATCAGAGGTATCTATTTCATCGTCGCTCATGGCTTCAAGCCGTTCCCAGTTAGTTCCAGATGCTTTCTTCATAGCGTTTGATCTCTCTTTTGGAGGCTTTTCGGGCTGAAATAATCCGCACAACATCGCCGACCCGTTCTGTGTAGACCACTACCCCGGTAAGGTGCTGAATACGTCCAATGGTGATCCAGCGTTCTTCATCATAACTCGTGCGGTCATCAACCTGGCAGAGCTGAGGATGATTGAAAATATCGACAGCATCCTCAAAGGCTATCCCGTGTTTGCGGATATTGGCCTGATTTTTTTTCTCATCCCATTCAAATTGCATGGTAAAGTCGGTATTTACATTTGTACATACAAATTAGCACAAATTTCAGGAAATACTGAATGGGATTGAAACATCGCATTGCAGGCTGGCTGCTGCCCGAGCTGAAAAACCTGACGTACACATCATATCGGGGTCCGCTGGGTACCAATCCATTAAACTGTTGTTTTCTAACTGGGTGCGGTTTAGTGCACGCTTTCAATGTAATTGATGGGTTCCCTCTATCAATGGCACCTAAACTCCGTTCAGCATAAACAAGGAAAACCCATCTCCGCCGGTAAAATTCTGAGCAACGACTATTATTAGTGTCGTTTAGTTCCATGTTTCATTCAGTCAGGCGCAGCCCGATACCATCCCCCTCAGCCGAATTTAGGTGTTTCAATGCTGATATCTTCATGGGAGACACTGATCGTCGCCATTCTGGTGCTCTTTGTTGGGCGCTATCTCAACACGCATATTGCGTTTTTTCGCCATTTCAATATTCCCGAGCCGGTAACCGGTGGCTTTCTGGCTTCACTGGTGTTCACCGCCCTGTTTATTTTTACCCCTGATACTCACTGTCAACCAGCCACTCTTCAGCAGCCTGCCCCAGCAAAATCCGGCGGGTGGTAAAAAAGGAAGGCCAGCGAGTGCGAAACCAGCGATCAGCCAGTTGGGTTTTGTACCGGCGGTTATTGCTTTTGCGGGCTTTGGCAAATTCCTTGTTGAAAGCATTCAGTACAGCCCGGCGGTCATCTACTAATCGAGAACAGTTCAGGTTCAGAATCCGAATGGTTTCTTCCACCAGCTTAACCAGCGACTCATAGTGGTTATCAATATCCGCCAGTTGGGCGCAGGCTTCCGGATTTGCTCTGAACTCGCAGGTGCGTTTATCGAACTTGAATAGACAGGGGGTGTTAATAATTCGAAGCGGGTTCAGCACATAGCCTTCACAGTCTTCCGGTAACTGGCCCCCGGTAACCAGATGGTCTTTGTAGGCATCGCAGCTCAGGTTTTCCGGCGTGGAGTAACGAACTTTTTTATCTTCAGCCTGTTTGGAGCCGCCCATACACACTCCGATCATATTGTCCCAGTCCAGCGTCCAGTTATGGTTGGGGTCTGAGGCATCGGATTTTGGGTGGAAATGCTCTACCCGCTGGTTGCTCGACTTTTCAGGTGGCAGTCTGGTTTCACAAAAAGCACAGAGCAGTCCCTGATCCTGAAACACGGCTGTCTTGACCCTGGAATATGGGCCAGTATCTCTAAAGGTTTGCCATTGGGCGTTTGGATGCTTCTGACGGAACTCGGTCAGTTCCTGAGGTTCTGTGCTTTTACAAATCTTCTTCACCGTCTAACTCCCATTGACGGTTTTCTATATAAAGGTCAGCTTCGGTCAAGGCCGGTTCCTGTCCATGAAAAATAGCGTCCAGCGCTTTTCGCTTTTCTTCTGCTTCCTGCCATTTGTCGTCATAGACCAGATCAAGGTACTCGTTAAGCAGAATAGTGTTTGGATCTTTTTCCGGACGAGGTTGAACATGGAATACTCTATCCAGAATTCGGGAGGCTTCTGCCCCTTTGGTGCCCAGGGGCGCATTATGGAACTGACCATTATCCAGTACCCGAATCGAATCAGAGTCCACCGTCGAAATCACATGGGGGCTGTGAGTCGTGAGAATAAACTGAATTTTCGGGAAGGCTTCCTGCAGGGAGCTGACCAGTGTTTGCTGCCAGGAGGGATGAAGGTACATATCCACTTCATCAATCATCACCAGGCCAGGGGTTTCAGTGGCGGCTTTTTCTTTAAACTGAGGGTTGAGTTTGCAACAACGAAAAGCAATATCCGCCGCCAGTCCCAGCACATTCCTCACGCCGTCACTGAGCATGGTCACAGGCATTCGACCTACATCGGGATGTTCTGCCGCAATTTCGTCCATGGCGGCATCGTACATCACTGAGTGCCAGTCCGTGTGAGCCAGTAACAAATCTACGGTTTTCTGTACGACTTTAATGGTGGTGTCGTATGGAGTGACAAGATCCGCTTCCCCTTTTTGCACTTTCTCCATTTTCGCTTGTAGCTGCGCCTGAAAAAGCTGCTTGAACCAGTAAGCGAACTCTTTATAGCCTGAAGTGGGGTTCATGCTTTCGTGATAACCCAGTGTTCGGCTTTCACTGAGGGTCTGCTTTTTGGTTTTGGTCAGACGACTTTCTCCCCATAACCTTCCGGCACCATAGAAGGCAATGATAGGGAGAGAGACGCTTTGTTTTTTTCGCACCATGGTCTGAAGAAATTTGCCGGTTTCGGTGGCATATCGGGCATCAACTACGGTGGTTTTGGATTTTTTGCCTGTCAAGCTTCTGGACCAGTGCTCAGGTTGGCCACCTTGTTTCAATGACCCTTCGGCTTCTATAGCAACAGGGTATTGAGGCTCACACTCTATGGGGTCGGTATGTAATCGCTCTTGTCGAGCGTCTGATGGTTTGATAGGCCAGCCTTTGGCTTCATCAAAAGCCCCGATAAAGCTGCCCAGGGCAACAGCAATGCCTTCCATTGACGCGGTTTTACCCGCGCCATTCGCACCCACAATAACGGTCAGTCTTGGGTGCAGTGTGAGCCTCGATTCTTTAAAGCAACGAAAATTGTGGTATACGATATGGTTCAGTTGCATTGCCTTAATTTGCCTTATCCATGCTGATTAATTGCCAGAAGTTAATCCACTCTAGCGGGTTTTCCCCGGTATTGCATTGTTTACACATAGCCCAGATTCTCCGGATAGGATTGCAGTCGGATGGCGTAAGTTCCCACGCTGGGACCCACAGGGCCTAAAAGCATGGGAACCAGAGTTTTGCGGCAGCCTCTCAGTGGATGGGAACAAGGAAAACCCATCTCCGCCGGTAAAATTCTGAGCAACGACTATTATTAGTGTCGTTTAGTTCCATGTTTCATTCAGTCAGGCGCTGCCCCGATACCATCCCCCTCAGCCGAATTTAGGTGTTTCAATGCTGATATCTTCATGGGAGACACTGATCGTCGCCATTCTGGTGCTCTTCGTTGGGCGCTATCTCAACACGCATATTGCGTTTTTTCGCCATTTCAATATTCCCGAGCCGGTAACCGGTGGTTTTCTGGCTTCACTGGTGTTCACCGCCCTGTTTATTTTTACCGGACTGAGCATTGAGTTTGAATTGACCATGAGAGACAACCTGATGCTGATCTTTTTCAGCACTATTGGTCTATCGTCGCGTTTCTCAACGCTGAAGGAGGGGGGAATCAGTCTGGTTATTTTGATGATTTTTGCCAGCCTGTTCCTGTTTGTGCAGAACGGCATTGGTGTCACCATTGCCAAACTGACCGGCGTTAACCCATTAATTGGTGTCGTGGGAGGTTCAATCGCATTAAGCGGTGGGCACGGCACGGCGATTGCCTGGGCACCTATCCTGGCGGAACAGTTCGGCTTGTTAAATGCAACGGAAATAGGTGCGGCCTGCGCCACTTTCGGTTTGATTCTGGGTGGGCTTACCGGCGGGCCGCTGGCACAAAGATTGATTGAAAAAAACAATCTGAGTCCTTCAGGTTCAGAGCACATCACTATCGGTTCTCGCTACGGTGAAGAGCATGAGCTGATTGATGCTGAGATGATGCTTGAAACCGTGTTTCTTTTCGCCGTGGCCATTGGTACAGGGCTTCATATTACTATCCTGCTTCAGAAAATCGGCTTGTTTCTGCCCAATTACGTGACCTGCCTGTTTACCGGGATCATCCTGACCAATGTCTTGCCACTGCTCTTCAAGAATATGAAGTGTCCCTCAGACTCGGCTTCACTGGCACTGGTCTCTGATTTGTCGCTGGGCCTGTTTCTCTCCATGTCATTAATGAGTATGCAGTTATGGACGCTGGTGGATCTGGCCCTGCCGATCCTTTTGATTCTGGTGGCCCAGGTTGTGGTGCTCGGACTGTTCACTTATTGGGTGATCTTTCGGGCATTGGGCAGGGATTATGATGCCGCGGTCATGTCAGCTGGCTATATGGGCATGGCCCTGGGCGCAACGCCCAATGCGATTGCCAATATGACGGCAGTGACCAAACACTTCGGACCATCGGGCAAAGCCTTTATTGTGGTGCCTTTGATTGGCGCGTTTTTTATCGATATTACTAATGCCGTCGTGATTCAGTTGTTTACTGGCTGGTATGGAGGCTAAACAGTGGTTCGAAATGGGATATACTGGCCTCGTACCTGCCAGAATAAGGGATTGAGTTTATGAATACCGACGAGCAGATAGGAAAGGTTGTCCAGCAGTTTTTTCATGCAGTACCTCATTGTCGTATATTAGGCATGAAGCCGGAGCAAGCCTCTTCTGAAGGTGTTGTTATCCGCATGCCGTTTAATGAAGAGCTGGAAGCCGATCCGGGCAGTGGCATTATTCATTCCGGGGCGATAACCACCTTGATGGACAGTGCTTTCGGTATAGCCGCCTGCATCAGTCTGCCCGGCTTTGAAACTTGTCCTACTATCGATCTGCGCATTGACCATCTTGAGTGCCCAGACCCTTTCAAGCCGGTTCGCTGTTTTGCAGAAGCCTATCGAGTGACTAAAACCGTTGTATTTACAAGAGGAGTCGCCTACCAGGGCGACCGTGACCAACCTTTTGCTCATGGCGTGGGCACCTTTATGAGAACCGGGCGAACCTTGAGTGAAATGGCTAAGGAGCTGGCAAAATGACGATTCAAAACGATTTTAGAGAGGTTCTGCTCCAGGTCAGGGCAAGCAGTGATTACAGTAATCTGACAGATCTTCTGCCCTACGCCAGAAAAATTGGCATGCGTTGCCAGTCCCTGGGTGACGATGCTCTTTTTGTTTTACCCGGAAACAGCGAAAACACCGGTAATCCGGTGTTGCCAGCACTCCACGGTGGTGTGTTGGCTGGTTTCATGGAAATGTCGGCAGCCATTCATCTGATGTTGTTTATGGACGAGCCTGGCATTCCCAAGATTGTCGATTTTTCTATTGATTACCTGAGAAGCTCAAGAATTAAGGATGTTTTTGCTGAATGCAATGTGATCAGACAGGGTAGCCGGATCGCCAATGTTTCGATCACCGCCTGGCAGAGCCGCAGGGAAACACCAGTGGCTACGGCAAGAGCACACTTCCGGCTTGATCATTGATCAAATGCTGACACTGAAGTACATTCCCCCGACAATCCCCCAACGATGTTGTTTACCTACAGAGAAGCTTATGAGCGGAACCTTTGATTTAGCGATTTATAATGCCCAGAGTCTTGCCGGGGAGGCTCTGCTAACCCTTCTGGAAGAGAGCCATTTAACGCCCGGTGTTGTCTATCCGCTGACAGGAAGTGAAGAGCCTGGTGAGCCTGGCGACGAAGCCACCGTCGTTTTCAAGGGCACGGAACTGGATGTTATTAGTGCGTTGACGTTTAACTACGCCGATGCTGATCTTCTGATCATACCGGCTGGCTCACACATAAACCCTGAAGTCCTGAACCTGGCTGCTGAGAGTGGTTGTCGTGTGGTTAATGGTGCGGTCGGTGGTGCTATTAATAGTGAGGCTGATATATACCTGTCTGGTCTTTCCGATGCTGCCGAACTGTCTGGTCAGCAGGAGGTAGCCATTCCAGCCAGTCCGGCAGCGCTGATGCTACAGGTTATCAAGCCTCTTCAGGAAACCGTGGGTATTGATTCTGTCAATGTTATGGCCAGCCTGTCGCTGGCTGAAAGTGGTCAGAAAGGAATTGAAGAGTTGCGTGGGCAGACAATTGACCTGCTCAGTGGCAAGCCAGTCAAGAAAACGCTTTTTGAGCAGCGAATTGCTTTCAATGTCCTGCCGCAGGTGGGTCCCGTCACTGAAAGTGGCTTTACCGCACCGGAGCGCCTGATCGCTGAAGAACTGATGAAGGGGCTGGATCAGGAAGATCTCAGGGTCAGTGCCACCTGCGTGCGGGTGCCGGTGTTCTTCGGTGACAGTCTGGCGGTGCACCTGGATCTGGATCGTCCGGTGGACGAGCAGACGGTCAGGGATCTCCTGACCGGTGTTGATGGCATTGAGTTGGCAGCAGTGGATGAAATGCCTTCTGTTGAAACCGTTGCAGGAAAAGATGCCATTGTCGTGGGTCGTATTCGTCAAAATCCGGATCATGCCGATCAAATATGCTTATGGATTGTGGCTGATCCTGTGCGATGCGGTGCAATTCAGGCATTGGCAGTGGTAGAGATATTGCTAAAAGACTTTTTAAAATGATAACTTAGCTAAGAACAGTGACAGTACCATAAGGTGTGTTTACGAGCGGGATTGCTGATACGCGCAGATAACAAGGACTAATAATGAAACTGCAAAAGCTTGTAGCAGCTATGGCCATATCGGGAGCATTGGGTTCCGGTCTGGTTCATGCGCTGGGTTTGGGCGAAGTGCGCTTGAATTCGGCGCTCAATCAACCATTGGATGCCGAGATTGAATTGCTGCAAGTCAGAGAGCTGACCCGAAACGAGATACTGCCCAATCTTGCCAGTCGTTCCGATTTTCAGCGGGCAGGGCTTGACAGACCTTTCAGTTTAACAGGCATGAAGTTTAAGACCGTCCTGAGAGAGGATGGTACCGGTTTTATTCACGTCACCAGTCATCAGCCGGTGCGTGAACCTTTTCTTAATTTCCTGTTAGAAGTGCACTGGCCCAGTGGTCGGTTGCTCCGGGAATACACCATGCTTCTGGATCCACCGGCATTCAGCGAGGAACCCGCAGCACCGGTAATGCCTGCTTCTACTCTGACGTACAACGGTGGTTTGCCTACGCCGTCGCGTAGTCAGAATGTGAATCCATTTGATCAGGGCGCTTCAGAAGAAATAACTTCAGAAGGAATAGCTTCAAAAGAAATAGTCAGGCCGATTCAGGCGACTCCGGTCAGGGAAGAGCCTGTTCGCGGTGTTGGCAGTTATTCCGGACAAAGCCGACCAGATACCTATGATGTGCAACCTAATGATTATCTCTGGGATATTGCCAAAAGGGTGAGACCGGGCAGTGAGCTGAGTATTCAGCAGACAATGCTGGCCCTGCAGAAAAAGAATCCCCAAGCTTTCATGCAAAATAATATCAATCGCCTCAAGAAAGGGCAGGTATTGCGAGTACCTGTCAGAGAAGAAATTGAAGCGATGAGTTTCCAGGATGCAGTAGGCGAGGTGGCTCGACAGAATCGTGACTGGCAGGCTCGCCTCGAGCAGCTGGATGCTACACGACGAAGCTCTTCTGATTCGGATGGAGACAATGCTGAAAATAATGGGCGTCTGTCGATTGTTGCCACGGATAATAGCTCCGGAACCGGCAGTGATCTGGGGGGCCATTCAACCGATGCGACAACCACGGCTCTGAAGAATGAGCTGGCCATGACGCGCGAGACGATGGATAAGCTGGCTCGCGAAAACGAAGAGCTTAAGAGCCGTTTGAAAGATCTTGATGATCAGATCAGTACCCTGAAACGACTGATAGACCTTAAAGATGACCAGCTGGCTGCATTGACGCAGCAGTCTACCGGAGCGTCTACCGGAACACCTGAGCAAAAAACACAGGAAGCCAAACCGGCTTCAGCGCCGGTGCAACCAGAACCTGAGACTGGTTTCCTGAGCTTCCTGTTCAGCCATCCGCTTTACCTGGCTTTGTCAGCTGCGTTGCCATTAGGTTTGATTGCGGCTCTTTTAGTCTACCGCCGTCGTAAGCAGGAAGAAGACGAGGATGAGATTGAAGAAGAGTCTGGTCTGGAGCCTATGTCGTTGATCCCTCAAGAGCCCCTGCAAGAGGATCAGGAAGAGCTCGAACTGGATGAGATGCTCGAAATCGATGAAGACAGCCTGCAGGAAGATGAAGAGCCAGAAGAGCCAGAAGAGACGACTCAGCAAACCGATGATGCGATCAGTGAAGCCGATATCTATATTGCCTACGGTCGATTCCCACAAGCGGTTGAGCTACTGGAAAAAGCCATTGAAAAAGAGCCGGGTCGCTCGGACCTGAGACTCAAGCTGCTGGAAGTTCACGCTGAGAATAATGATCTGGAAAACTTTAAAGAAGCCCTGACGGGTGTTGAGTCGCTGAATGATCAGGATGCCCTGCGTCAGGCTGATACCTATAAAGCCCGGTTCCCGACCGAAGCTTTCTCAGGAGAGGCTCCCTCACAAGCAGTTGCTGAGGAGAAAGATGACGATTTTGAGTCATTTGACCTGAATGATGCACTCACCGATGATAACGATGTTGATGCGGACGGCGATCTGGGGGATCTGGAGTTTGATCTGGATGAACTGGAACTTGAAAATGAACTGGCTGAGTCGTCTGATACAGAGTCGTTTGATGCAGAGTCGTTTGATACAGAGCTACCTGATATAGAGTCGGTTGGTGATCTGGACTTCCAGTTGGAAGACCTGGAACTGTCGAAAGACCTGTCCGCTCAGGAAGATGAGCCTGCTCCAGTCGATGATCTGGCGGATGATCTGTCGGATGACCTGGATCTTGATCTTGGACTGGACGATGACAGTGCCGATGCTGAAGAAGAGTCTCTGAGCTTTGATGATGGTTTGCCTGACCTGGAGTCAGTTCTGCAGGATGATGATCTGGACTTCTTGTCTGATGACGATGAAGTAGCCACCAAGTTGGATCTGGCAAGAGCCTACATCGACATGGGTGATCATGAAGGTGCCCGGGATATTCTGCAGGAAGTGCTGGATTCTGGCAGCGACGAGCAGAAGCAGGAGGCTCAGGTATTGATGGAACAAACGGGTTAAGACGATTTAATCATTTCTGAATTGAAACTTTACAAAAGCCTGGGTAGATCCGGGCTTTTCTTATTCGGCTTGCTGGCCCCCTACCAATTCTTTCTGCCTCCTGATAAATTCCTCTCCCTTTAATGGATGGAGTGAGTATTTTTCATGCCGCGATTAGCTGCCAGTGTTCAATACGATGGTTCCCGTTATCACGGGTGGCAGAGTCTGAAGTCGGGGCTTCCCTCGGTTCAGGCTGCTGTAGAAAAGGCGTTGTCAAAAGTTGCCAATCATTCTGTCTCTGTCGTTTGTGCCGGAAGAACCGATGCCGGGGTGCATGGTTGCAACCAGATTATTCATTTTGACACAGAGTCAGTGCGTAGCGGCTATGGCTGGACCTTTGGTGGAAATTCCAACTTGCCGGATGACATCACCTTTAACTGG contains these protein-coding regions:
- the bamB gene encoding outer membrane protein assembly factor BamB; translated protein: MQRIIRSLLIVFMTLGLASCSLFSGDEEVVRKPKPLTEFKPDVELEKVWSKSIGEGDEGRYERLVPSISGDVIYAADAQGHVVALNRETGKEIWKKSLKFPIGGGITADYGMLLLGTLDGHVIALKEEDGSELWQARVSSEVISSPQTNGSVVVVQSIDDTITALDAQTGKELWHQENLQPALTLRGSSTPRMEGEAVFVGLSNGEAKAFRITDGGPLWNSRVAIPEGSSELERMVDIKAQPLIVGNNLFMVSFQGNAAALDMYSGRVLWSRELSSYKSIAEGFGSLYLTDDSSYVSSLDQRSGAVSWRQDKLEYRLLTAPATYSSYLAVGDLEGYVHLLSQVDGGIAGRFKVGSSAIKAPPVVSGDFLYVLSADGTLTALRQKST
- a CDS encoding BrnA antitoxin family protein codes for the protein MKKASGTNWERLEAMSDDEIDTSDIPELDDEFFNQAELRLPVKKPITIRLDSDVLEWFKSQGQGYQTRINNLLRQYMEAQQSR
- a CDS encoding tetratricopeptide repeat protein; its protein translation is MSRSDEEEVELLKNLWQEYGKPVIAGVAITVIAIFGYKAYQKNQLETAADSSQLYQSLLDATRTAQGQPLSEQQKATVTHVVETLQADYQSSEYAAFATLFQAREQVLDNDLEGARSSLEWVLDQKPDLEVEMVARARLARVMLGQSDDNAQAALDVLAKATPEAGFVATIESARGDAYLAMGQKDKARESYEKALEAARTDGESRPLLQFKLDDLAANVKEG
- the gltS gene encoding sodium/glutamate symporter, with the translated sequence MLISSWETLIVAILVLFVGRYLNTHIAFFRHFNIPEPVTGGFLASLVFTALFIFTGLSIEFELTMRDNLMLIFFSTIGLSSRFSTLKEGGISLVILMIFASLFLFVQNGIGVTIAKLTGVNPLIGVVGGSIALSGGHGTAIAWAPILAEQFGLLNATEIGAACATFGLILGGLTGGPLAQRLIEKNNLSPSGSEHITIGSRYGEEHELIDAEMMLETVFLFAVAIGTGLHITILLQKIGLFLPNYVTCLFTGIILTNVLPLLFKNMKCPSDSASLALVSDLSLGLFLSMSLMSMQLWTLVDLALPILLILVAQVVVLGLFTYWVIFRALGRDYDAAVMSAGYMGMALGATPNAIANMTAVTKHFGPSGKAFIVVPLIGAFFIDITNAVVIQLFTGWYGG
- a CDS encoding AAA family ATPase, whose product is MQLNHIVYHNFRCFKESRLTLHPRLTVIVGANGAGKTASMEGIAVALGSFIGAFDEAKGWPIKPSDARQERLHTDPIECEPQYPVAIEAEGSLKQGGQPEHWSRSLTGKKSKTTVVDARYATETGKFLQTMVRKKQSVSLPIIAFYGAGRLWGESRLTKTKKQTLSESRTLGYHESMNPTSGYKEFAYWFKQLFQAQLQAKMEKVQKGEADLVTPYDTTIKVVQKTVDLLLAHTDWHSVMYDAAMDEIAAEHPDVGRMPVTMLSDGVRNVLGLAADIAFRCCKLNPQFKEKAATETPGLVMIDEVDMYLHPSWQQTLVSSLQEAFPKIQFILTTHSPHVISTVDSDSIRVLDNGQFHNAPLGTKGAEASRILDRVFHVQPRPEKDPNTILLNEYLDLVYDDKWQEAEEKRKALDAIFHGQEPALTEADLYIENRQWELDGEEDL
- a CDS encoding BrnT family toxin codes for the protein MQFEWDEKKNQANIRKHGIAFEDAVDIFNHPQLCQVDDRTSYDEERWITIGRIQHLTGVVVYTERVGDVVRIISARKASKREIKRYEESIWN
- the der gene encoding ribosome biogenesis GTPase Der produces the protein MVPVIALVGRPNVGKSTLFNRLTRSRDALVANVAGLTRDRKYGEGRMGSRPYIVVDTGGISGDEEGIDSAMAGQSLAAIREADIVLFLVDARAGLTAADEMIADHLRKQNKQYHLVLNKTDTVDADQAEADFAVLGFGEAFHIAAVHGRGVKGMIEGVLEAVMGPEPDEFQEGEDDSETVKARGIKIGIVGRPNVGKSTLVNRLLGEERVVVYDQAGTTRDSVYIPYERWGQDYTLIDTAGVRRRGKVHEVAEKFSVIKTLQAIEDANVVVLVVDAREGIVEQDLHLLGFVLEAGRAVVIAVNKWDGMKEEERKKVKEELARRLEFINFARIHMISAKHGTNVGHLYDSIDEAYECATRKLSTNQLTRILEDATKIHQPPMVRNRRIKLRYCHAGAMNPPTIIIHGNQTEEVPASYKRYLENTFRKVLKIMGTPIRIEFRSSENPYAERKAVHKKNPGGERKVTHKRRVIELKGKKKDDKKKKQKSRR
- the ptuB gene encoding retron Ec78 anti-phage system effector HNH endonuclease PtuB, with the translated sequence MKKICKSTEPQELTEFRQKHPNAQWQTFRDTGPYSRVKTAVFQDQGLLCAFCETRLPPEKSSNQRVEHFHPKSDASDPNHNWTLDWDNMIGVCMGGSKQAEDKKVRYSTPENLSCDAYKDHLVTGGQLPEDCEGYVLNPLRIINTPCLFKFDKRTCEFRANPEACAQLADIDNHYESLVKLVEETIRILNLNCSRLVDDRRAVLNAFNKEFAKARKSNNRRYKTQLADRWFRTRWPSFFTTRRILLGQAAEEWLVDSEYQG